Proteins from one Periplaneta americana isolate PAMFEO1 chromosome 6, P.americana_PAMFEO1_priV1, whole genome shotgun sequence genomic window:
- the TfIIFbeta gene encoding general transcription factor IIF subunit 2 isoform X1: MSSPNPHVDRDLELSNAGRGVWLVKVPKYIANKWEKAPGNIEVGKLKISKNPGQKAQVSLTLSESVLCLKEPGEENIPRDHRLDVSAITRQTLGVFSHITPSTNSDSVVPETEKLSMEGRIVQKLECRPYADSCYMKLKVETIRKASMPVRQVQQLDRIVQNFKPVSDHKHNIEYEEKKKAEGKKARDDKDAVLEMLFAAFEKHQYYNIKDLVKITRQPIVYLKEILKEVCNYNLKNPHKNMWELKPEYRHYKEPVPAPSTTSADD, encoded by the exons ATGTCTAGTCCTAACCCTCATGTTGACAGAGATTTGGAACTTTCCAATGCTGGCAGAGGTGTTTGGTTGGTTAAG GTTCCGAAGTACATAGCCAATAAGTGGGAGAAGGCACCCGGCAACATCGAAGTGGGCAAGCTCAAGATATCCAA GAACCCCGGGCAGAAGGCACAGGTGTCCCTGACCCTGTCTGAATCTGTGCTGTGTCTCAAGGAGCCGGGAGAGGAGAACATCCCACGGGATCACCGCCTGGATGTGTCTGCCATCACACGCCAGACTCTTGGGGTCTTCTCCCATATCACAC CATCGACCAACTCGGACTCTGTTGTTCCTGAGACGGAGAAGCTCAGCATGGAGGGTCGGATCGTGCAGAAGCTGGAGTGTCGGCCATACG CGGACAGCTGCTACATGAAGCTCAAGGTGGAGACGATTCGCAAGGCGTCGATGCCCGTGCGCCAGGTGCAGCAGCTGGACCGCATCGTGCAGAACTTCAAGCCGGTGTCGGACCACAAGCACAACATCGAGtacgaggagaagaagaaggcagAGGGCAAGAAGGCTCGCGACGACAAGGATGCCGTGCTGGAGATGCTGTTCGCCGCCTTCGAGAAGCACCAGTACTACAACATCAAGGACCTCGTCAAGATCACTCGCCAGCCGATC gtgtacctGAAGGAGATCCTCAAGGAGGTGTGCAACTACAACCTCAAGAATCCACACAAGAACATGTGGGAGCTGAAGCCAGAGTACCGGCATTACAAGGAGCCTGTGCCTGCCCCCTCCACCACATCTGCTGATGACTGA
- the TfIIFbeta gene encoding general transcription factor IIF subunit 2 isoform X2, with product MNVPKYIANKWEKAPGNIEVGKLKISKNPGQKAQVSLTLSESVLCLKEPGEENIPRDHRLDVSAITRQTLGVFSHITPSTNSDSVVPETEKLSMEGRIVQKLECRPYADSCYMKLKVETIRKASMPVRQVQQLDRIVQNFKPVSDHKHNIEYEEKKKAEGKKARDDKDAVLEMLFAAFEKHQYYNIKDLVKITRQPIVYLKEILKEVCNYNLKNPHKNMWELKPEYRHYKEPVPAPSTTSADD from the exons ATGAAT GTTCCGAAGTACATAGCCAATAAGTGGGAGAAGGCACCCGGCAACATCGAAGTGGGCAAGCTCAAGATATCCAA GAACCCCGGGCAGAAGGCACAGGTGTCCCTGACCCTGTCTGAATCTGTGCTGTGTCTCAAGGAGCCGGGAGAGGAGAACATCCCACGGGATCACCGCCTGGATGTGTCTGCCATCACACGCCAGACTCTTGGGGTCTTCTCCCATATCACAC CATCGACCAACTCGGACTCTGTTGTTCCTGAGACGGAGAAGCTCAGCATGGAGGGTCGGATCGTGCAGAAGCTGGAGTGTCGGCCATACG CGGACAGCTGCTACATGAAGCTCAAGGTGGAGACGATTCGCAAGGCGTCGATGCCCGTGCGCCAGGTGCAGCAGCTGGACCGCATCGTGCAGAACTTCAAGCCGGTGTCGGACCACAAGCACAACATCGAGtacgaggagaagaagaaggcagAGGGCAAGAAGGCTCGCGACGACAAGGATGCCGTGCTGGAGATGCTGTTCGCCGCCTTCGAGAAGCACCAGTACTACAACATCAAGGACCTCGTCAAGATCACTCGCCAGCCGATC gtgtacctGAAGGAGATCCTCAAGGAGGTGTGCAACTACAACCTCAAGAATCCACACAAGAACATGTGGGAGCTGAAGCCAGAGTACCGGCATTACAAGGAGCCTGTGCCTGCCCCCTCCACCACATCTGCTGATGACTGA
- the LOC138700883 gene encoding eukaryotic translation initiation factor 4E transporter-like, with protein sequence MRSQQSQAMGMGRQGQSINLPVNRDMSTSPTSNQLAPWFSPELLAQARAGQLPDMPPILSTQNMLSLEELERLQQASAAVHN encoded by the coding sequence ATGCGATCCCAGCAGTCGCAGGCCATGGGTATGGGACGTCAGGGACAGTCGATCAACTTGCCTGTCAACAGGGACATGTCAACCTCCCCGACAAGCAACCAGCTGGCACCATGGTTCTCGCCAGAACTGCTGGCACAAGCTCGGGCAGGCCAGCTGCCGGACATGCCTCCAATACTGTCGACGCAGAACATGCTGAGCTTGGAGGAGTTGGAGAGGCTGCAGCAGGCTTCTGCTGCTGTTCACAACTGA